One window from the genome of Penaeus monodon isolate SGIC_2016 chromosome 4, NSTDA_Pmon_1, whole genome shotgun sequence encodes:
- the LOC119571340 gene encoding carbonic anhydrase-related protein 10-like produces the protein MAGLGYLLVCFIQLLILIPGLLASWDEWWTYDGISGPEFWGLINPNWNMCERGRRQSPVDIEPRKLVYDPHLRHVHVDKHRVSGSLHNTGQSVIFRVEKGSKHHVNITGGPLVYKYRFQDLYIHFGAANHQGSEHLINGAAFPAEIQLYGFNADLYRNMTEARMGSNGIVGLSIMVQVGEEGNEELRILSSGFNKVVYRGMKWPVKHLSLAGLLPDTHHYMTYDGSTTHPGCWETSTWLVMNKPIYITKQELYALRQLMQGDQALPKARMANNFRPVKALHHRTVRTNIDFTNAHRAKACPSMHREMYYAAQEWPTL, from the exons GTCTCCTCGCGAGCTGGGACGAATGGTGGACTTATGACGGCATTTCCG GTCCGGAGTTCTGGGGTCTGATCAACCCCAACTGGAACATGTGCGAACGCGGCCGCCGCCAGTCGCCCGTCGACATCGAGCCCCGGAAGCTGGTCTACGACCCCCACCTCCGCCACGTCCACGTCGACAAACACAGG GTCTCGGGCAGCCTCCACAACACGGGGCAGAGCGTGATCTTCCGCGTGGAGAAGGGCTCGAAGCACCACGTGAACATCACGGGCGGCCCCCTCGTCTACAAGTACCGCTTCCAGGACCTGTACATCCACTTCGGCGCCGCCAACCACCAGGGCTCCGAACACCTGATCAACGGGGCGGCTTTCCCGGCTGAG ATACAGCTGTATGGTTTTAACGCAGATTTGTATCGCAACATGACAGAGGCCAGAATGGGATCCAACGGCATTGTTGGACTCTCCATCATGGTGCAG GTGGGCGAGGAGGGCAACGAGGAGCTGCGCATCCTATCTTCGGGCTTCAACAAGGTGGTGTACCGAGGCATGAAGTGGCCGGTGAAGCACCTGTCGCTGGCGGGCCTCCTGCCGGACACGCACCACTACATGACCTACGACGGCTCCACGACCCACCCCGGCTGCTGGGAGACGTCCACGTGGCTCGTCATGAACAAGCCCATCTACATCACCAagcaggag cTGTACGCCCTTCGGCAGCTGATGCAGGGCGACCAGGCCCTCCCGAAGGCGCGGATGGCCAACAACTTCCGTCCCGTGAAGGCGCTGCACCACCGCACCGTCAGAACCAACATCGACTTCACCAACGCCCACCGCGCCAAGGCCTGCCCCTCCATGCACAGGGAGATGTACTACGCAG CCCAAGAGTGGCCTACGCTATAG